The following is a genomic window from Gemmatimonadaceae bacterium.
GTGCGATTCGGTTGCTGCCCAAATGAACGCCTTTCGTGATCTTCGACTCGAGCTCCGGCGAGCGGCTCGGTCGCTGCGGCGCACGCCCGTCGTCACCGCGGCAGCAGTCGTCTCGATCGGACTCGGCGCGGCGGCGGCGACCACCGTCTTCAGCGTCGTGGACGCCGCGCTCTTTCGCCCGCCGCCCTTCGAGCGCGCCTCGGACTTGGCCGTACTGTTCATGACACGAGCCCGTTCCGGCGAATGGGCGCGTAACGAACGTTGGTCGTGGCCGCGCTTTCGCGCGCTGGCAGCGGCGCAGAGATCGTTCGAGAGAGTGGCGAGCTTCAGCGGAGCCACCGTGGCGTTCACGAGCGGCAACGCCGAACCGGTCGAGGGCGAGTTCGTGTCGTCGGACTACTTCGCGCTCCTCGGCGTCCGCCCCATCGCCGGCCGCTCGTTCGACGCATCGGCTGACGACGCGGCGACCGCCGAGCCGGTCGTTTTGCTCGGAGCCGATTTGTCGAAGAGCCGATTCGGCGGCGATGACGTGATCGGACGAAAGATCTCGCTCAATGGAGTCGAGCTCACGATCATCGGCATTCTTCCGTCTGGCTTCAAGGGACTCTCGGGGCGCGCCTCGCTTTGGATGCCGGCGCCGATGGCGGTTCGCGCGACGTACGCGGACTACTTGGTGAGCAATCAGAGTTTCATCAGCGTCGTCGGTCGTCTGCGAGCGGGAGGCTCGATGCCGAGCGCGATCGCGGAACTGGCGGTGCTCGGCCCGCAGATCGGCCGCTTCCGTCCGTTACGCGACCAACGACCCGATGACGTCGTCGCGGCGACGGCCCTGACGATGAACGACGCACGGATCGATCCGTCGACGCGCCGTCCGCTGCTGCTCTTGCTCGGCGGCGCGGCATGCCTGCTGCTGCTCGCCTGCGCGAACGTCGCCGGCCTTTTGCTCGGACGGGCCGCCACGCGGAGGCGCGACGTCGCGCTTCAGGCCGCCCTCGGCGCGAGTCGCTGGCGCATCATTCGGCAACTGTTGGCCGAGTCGTCGCTGATCGCGCTCGGCGGAGCGGCGATTGGAATCGCGCTCGCGTGGCCGTTGACGGCTCACGCGGGCGTGCCGGCGGCGGCCTTTCGCGGCCGGAATTTCTACGGCGCCGTCGGCGAATTCGCGGCGCCTCGTGTCGACGACCGAGTGCTGGCGTTTTCGCTTGGATTGTGCGCGTTGACGGTATTGCTGTTCGGCCTTCTCCCGGCGATCCAATCCACGCGCGTCGATCTCACGACCGCGCTGAACGACTCGGGAGGCGGCCGCGGCGTCGTCGGGCCGCGGAGCATGCGGCTGCGCCACGTTCTCGTCGGCGCCGAGACGGCGCTTGCGCTCGTGTTGCTCGCCGCCGGCGGGCTCTTCGCGGCCAGCCTGCGCGCGCTCGCGAACACGAATGTGGGTTTCGATCGCCACAACCTCATCGCGTTCACGATTCGTCCGTCGGACGTGAAGTATCCGGCGCCTAAGGCGC
Proteins encoded in this region:
- a CDS encoding ADOP family duplicated permease translates to MNAFRDLRLELRRAARSLRRTPVVTAAAVVSIGLGAAAATTVFSVVDAALFRPPPFERASDLAVLFMTRARSGEWARNERWSWPRFRALAAAQRSFERVASFSGATVAFTSGNAEPVEGEFVSSDYFALLGVRPIAGRSFDASADDAATAEPVVLLGADLSKSRFGGDDVIGRKISLNGVELTIIGILPSGFKGLSGRASLWMPAPMAVRATYADYLVSNQSFISVVGRLRAGGSMPSAIAELAVLGPQIGRFRPLRDQRPDDVVAATALTMNDARIDPSTRRPLLLLLGGAACLLLLACANVAGLLLGRAATRRRDVALQAALGASRWRIIRQLLAESSLIALGGAAIGIALAWPLTAHAGVPAAAFRGRNFYGAVGEFAAPRVDDRVLAFSLGLCALTVLLFGLLPAIQSTRVDLTTALNDSGGGRGVVGPRSMRLRHVLVGAETALALVLLAAGGLFAASLRALANTNVGFDRHNLIAFTIRPSDVKYPAPKAPPLITHILDEVRRLPGVDAASVDGCAPLSTGCASTSLFIDGRPWASRDAAPFVLRHYVGPEHFRVLGAPLLRGRTFTDADRAGSERVAVINETAARRFWPDEDPIGRRVWFGGGSNFDRPDSAATIVGIVGDVAYQPLDDHPVQADFYTPYAQFTYASRTVLVRTRGDPRGLIADLRRAVQRANPELAIFDARTLEEHAGDSWTRVTYQATILAAFAVVALLLSAIGVFAIITQVIGDRVHEIGLRIVLGAGPRKVLAAVGSHGLMPALLGVVVGLAAAIGVGRVFAAFLFGVPALDVVVLGAVTALVLLVAITTTYLGARRALSISPMDALRSA